The Congregibacter litoralis KT71 genome contains a region encoding:
- the soxB gene encoding thiosulfohydrolase SoxB, which produces MNRREFIQLLLQGAAVAGTSAYFGSAQASARALYDLESFGSARILHMTDCHAQLNPIYFREPNVNIGLGEAHGRWPHVVGRNLLKELGDISPRDAHAFTYLDFVQAAEKFGRVGGFAHLKTLVDQLRGAVADGGSLLLDGGDTWQGSGTALWTRGRDMVEATNLLGVDIMTGHWEFTYREEEILENIEAFNGEFLAHNTYATEDALFDGVPVYDEDTGHVFKPYTIREMNGRRVAVIGQAFPYTPIANPKRFIPNWTFGIRDEELSQLVDSIRSSEKPDAVLLLSHNGMDVDLKLASRVSGIDFILGGHTHDGMPRPIEVENSGGKTVVTNAGSNGKFVAVLDLEFGNDGVSGYRYKLLPVFSDLLVPNTAMQAHINAVRAPHREVLEEELAVADSLLYRRGNFNGSFDQLIVDAMREELDAQIALSPGFRWGTTVMPGEAITMDRLLDQTCMTYPETYVREMSGAELRNILESVADNLFNADPYYQQGGDMVRTGGFNYRLDPKAAMGSRVSDMTLANGKRMQDGGSYKVAGWATVGSASTGDPVWEVVARYLRAQKSVRIERLESPTLMNVRGNPGIADYRGTFS; this is translated from the coding sequence GTGAATCGACGAGAGTTTATCCAGCTATTGCTTCAGGGTGCCGCTGTCGCTGGAACCAGTGCCTATTTTGGCAGTGCCCAGGCCAGTGCCCGCGCCCTGTACGACCTGGAGAGTTTCGGCAGTGCGCGCATTTTGCATATGACAGACTGCCACGCGCAGTTGAACCCGATTTACTTTCGCGAACCCAATGTCAATATTGGCCTGGGGGAGGCGCATGGACGCTGGCCTCATGTGGTTGGCCGCAATCTGCTTAAAGAGCTCGGAGATATCTCCCCGCGGGATGCCCACGCTTTTACCTACCTCGACTTTGTGCAGGCAGCGGAGAAGTTCGGTCGGGTAGGTGGCTTTGCCCATCTCAAAACCCTGGTGGATCAGCTCCGGGGAGCGGTGGCCGATGGCGGCAGCTTGCTTCTTGATGGGGGGGATACCTGGCAGGGGTCCGGCACGGCGCTGTGGACCCGCGGGCGCGATATGGTGGAGGCCACAAACCTTCTCGGTGTCGACATCATGACGGGACACTGGGAGTTTACCTACCGGGAAGAGGAGATCCTCGAGAACATCGAGGCATTTAATGGCGAATTCCTGGCGCATAACACCTATGCCACAGAGGATGCGCTTTTTGATGGCGTGCCGGTCTACGATGAAGACACAGGTCACGTGTTCAAGCCCTACACGATTCGTGAGATGAATGGACGCCGCGTTGCGGTGATTGGCCAGGCGTTCCCTTACACACCCATCGCAAATCCCAAACGCTTTATCCCCAACTGGACCTTCGGTATCCGGGATGAGGAGTTGAGTCAGCTGGTGGACAGTATTCGCAGTTCAGAAAAACCAGACGCGGTGCTGCTGCTCTCGCACAATGGTATGGATGTTGATCTCAAGCTCGCAAGCCGCGTGTCGGGTATCGACTTTATCCTCGGTGGGCACACTCATGATGGTATGCCGCGTCCCATAGAGGTGGAAAACTCCGGGGGCAAAACCGTCGTGACCAACGCCGGGAGCAATGGAAAATTTGTCGCCGTGCTTGATCTGGAGTTTGGTAACGACGGGGTTAGCGGTTATCGCTACAAATTACTTCCGGTGTTTTCCGACTTGCTGGTACCCAATACCGCCATGCAGGCGCATATCAATGCTGTGCGCGCGCCCCACCGGGAGGTATTGGAAGAGGAGCTGGCGGTCGCGGACTCCCTGCTATACCGCCGGGGTAATTTCAACGGCAGCTTCGACCAGCTCATTGTGGATGCCATGCGCGAGGAGCTCGATGCGCAAATAGCCCTGTCTCCCGGTTTCCGCTGGGGGACCACGGTGATGCCCGGCGAGGCTATCACGATGGATCGACTGCTTGATCAAACCTGCATGACGTATCCGGAGACCTATGTGCGGGAGATGAGTGGTGCAGAGCTTAGGAACATTCTCGAGAGCGTCGCGGATAATCTCTTTAATGCCGACCCCTACTATCAGCAGGGGGGAGATATGGTGCGCACGGGCGGATTCAACTATCGCCTGGACCCTAAAGCTGCGATGGGAAGCCGGGTCTCAGACATGACCCTGGCTAACGGCAAGCGGATGCAGGATGGCGGATCTTATAAAGTCGCCGGCTGGGCCACCGTGGGCTCTGCGTCGACCGGTGATCCTGTCTGGGAGGTTGTGGCGAGGTATTTGCGCGCGCAAAAGTCCGTGCGAATCGAGCGCCTGGAGTCCCCTACGCTCATGAACGTCAGGGGGAACCCCGGAATAGCGGACTACCGCGGCACTTTCTCCTGA
- the tam gene encoding trans-aconitate 2-methyltransferase yields MSDWNAAHYDYFADQRQLAVRDLIAALADARPRSIVDLGCGSGLSTALLAKRWPEATVQGIDQSSAMLARAATRVPQARFSEGNIGSFTPEEATDMLFANASLHWLPEHRALLPKLMATLGPGGVLAVQMPNNLGEASHRLMRELATSPDYATYFEGFQSERGELPTPREYYEYLSPFSESQRIWETQYQHLLAGPRDIVAWFKTTGLKPFLDKLPAGKRDAFESDYLEAITRAYPRLCDGHVMLRLPRLFIVAVRKSP; encoded by the coding sequence GTGAGCGATTGGAACGCAGCGCACTACGACTATTTTGCCGACCAGCGGCAGCTGGCGGTGAGAGATCTCATCGCTGCCCTGGCAGACGCCCGGCCCCGAAGCATCGTGGACCTCGGCTGCGGGTCGGGTCTGTCCACGGCGCTCCTCGCAAAGCGCTGGCCTGAGGCGACTGTCCAAGGTATTGATCAGTCGTCTGCGATGCTGGCTCGGGCTGCCACGCGGGTACCCCAAGCCCGCTTCAGCGAGGGAAACATTGGCTCCTTTACCCCTGAAGAGGCGACCGACATGCTCTTTGCCAATGCCAGCCTCCACTGGCTGCCCGAGCACCGCGCACTACTTCCAAAGCTCATGGCGACCCTAGGCCCCGGGGGAGTGCTGGCAGTGCAAATGCCCAATAATCTCGGCGAGGCGAGTCACCGGCTGATGCGCGAGCTTGCCACCTCGCCGGATTACGCGACCTACTTTGAGGGGTTTCAATCAGAACGCGGCGAGCTGCCGACGCCCCGGGAGTACTACGAATACCTCTCGCCCTTCAGCGAATCCCAGCGCATCTGGGAAACCCAGTATCAGCATTTGCTCGCGGGACCCCGGGACATTGTGGCCTGGTTCAAGACCACGGGACTGAAACCTTTTTTGGATAAGCTGCCGGCCGGTAAACGCGATGCTTTTGAATCCGATTACCTCGAGGCCATCACAAGGGCATATCCGAGGTTGTGTGATGGTCATGTGATGCTGCGATTACCGCGGCTTTTTATCGTTGCTGTCAGGAAAAGTCCCTGA
- the soxX gene encoding sulfur oxidation c-type cytochrome SoxX codes for MSVQQSSMPFLPAAAALIIGILAVVNGASAQAADSASIAEGKEISADRNRGNCYSCHMVEGAEMTGNGGPPLMQMRLRFPDRDVLKAQIADPRNRNPNTVMPPYGAHGILTERELDLVTDYIHSL; via the coding sequence ATGTCCGTACAGCAATCATCCATGCCGTTTTTACCGGCCGCCGCAGCTTTGATTATCGGGATTCTGGCGGTCGTCAATGGCGCTAGCGCTCAGGCTGCCGACAGCGCTTCTATTGCCGAGGGAAAAGAAATCTCGGCGGACCGTAATCGCGGCAACTGCTATTCCTGTCACATGGTCGAGGGCGCAGAGATGACCGGCAACGGTGGGCCACCGCTGATGCAGATGCGGCTGCGATTCCCCGACCGGGATGTGCTGAAAGCCCAGATTGCTGATCCGCGAAATCGAAATCCCAACACCGTGATGCCACCCTACGGCGCTCACGGCATTCTTACGGAGCGCGAGTTGGATCTCGTGACCGACTACATTCATTCACTTTAA
- a CDS encoding thioesterase family protein, translated as MTVHTAYIDSYKEIMRVRFRDTDAQGHMFFANYLVFADEVAGNYMRELGFDWSDTAKLPSYVFTVNASCDYIHECHAGDEVEVEVGYEKLGNTSATLGFSMRRVSDGEALAKGSFIQVFVNRDSRKPMPVPDSVRKILNASADKKT; from the coding sequence ATGACCGTGCACACGGCTTACATAGACAGCTACAAAGAAATCATGCGTGTTCGCTTTCGAGACACGGACGCCCAGGGGCATATGTTTTTTGCCAACTACCTGGTCTTTGCCGATGAGGTCGCGGGTAACTACATGCGCGAACTGGGTTTTGACTGGAGCGACACCGCCAAGCTTCCCTCCTATGTGTTTACCGTTAACGCCAGCTGCGATTACATCCATGAATGCCATGCCGGCGACGAGGTGGAAGTGGAAGTAGGTTACGAGAAACTGGGTAACACCAGCGCAACTCTGGGGTTCTCTATGCGCCGCGTCAGCGACGGCGAGGCTTTGGCGAAGGGGAGTTTTATCCAGGTGTTTGTGAACCGCGACAGCCGCAAACCCATGCCGGTGCCTGACTCCGTACGCAAGATCTTAAACGCGAGCGCCGATAAAAAGACGTGA
- the soxZ gene encoding thiosulfate oxidation carrier complex protein SoxZ, with amino-acid sequence MDVKPIKIRGRLKGGKASVKCLMPHPMETGVRKDLDGNKIPAHFIETVTCTKNGEVFIAADWGASVSKDPYFGFVVADAKEGDVIEVRWEDNLGNTSSGDITL; translated from the coding sequence ATGGACGTAAAACCAATTAAGATTCGCGGTCGTCTCAAAGGCGGCAAAGCATCGGTCAAATGCCTCATGCCCCATCCCATGGAAACCGGCGTGCGCAAAGACCTTGATGGCAACAAGATCCCCGCACACTTCATCGAGACGGTGACCTGTACGAAAAACGGCGAAGTCTTTATTGCTGCCGATTGGGGTGCATCAGTATCCAAGGACCCTTACTTCGGCTTTGTCGTCGCTGACGCAAAAGAGGGAGACGTTATTGAGGTGCGCTGGGAAGACAACCTGGGCAACACTTCCTCCGGTGACATTACTCTGTGA
- a CDS encoding ion transporter has protein sequence MTDQQTLAKLRSILEQPLFQRVITVLIIINAVVLGLETSPEFMTRYGVMIHEIDTVILFIFVLEIAARVIVYGKKFWRDPWSVFDFAVVAIALIPATGPLAVLRTLRVLRVLRLLTLAPSMRKVVGALLSALPGLASIGVVLIILYYVAAVIATGLFSTDMPTEFGNLGRTFFTLFQVMTLESWASQIARPAMEHSPMAWLFFVIFILGTTFTMLNLFIGIIVDAVEHYTEQEVLDARDSIAAGQDQLREELGEELESISRQISRLQELAQQLKKE, from the coding sequence ATGACTGACCAGCAAACCCTGGCAAAGCTTCGCAGTATCCTGGAGCAGCCCCTGTTTCAACGCGTAATCACCGTGCTCATAATCATTAACGCTGTGGTGCTGGGCCTTGAGACCTCGCCGGAGTTTATGACGCGCTATGGGGTGATGATTCACGAAATAGACACCGTCATATTATTTATTTTCGTCCTGGAAATTGCCGCGAGGGTCATTGTCTATGGCAAAAAATTCTGGCGTGATCCCTGGAGCGTGTTCGACTTCGCTGTGGTTGCTATCGCACTCATCCCCGCGACGGGCCCCCTCGCCGTACTGAGAACCCTGAGGGTTTTACGAGTATTGCGACTTCTGACCCTTGCGCCCTCCATGCGCAAGGTCGTTGGCGCCCTCCTCTCCGCATTGCCGGGCCTGGCATCAATCGGCGTGGTTCTCATCATTCTTTACTATGTTGCCGCCGTTATTGCGACGGGGCTCTTCAGCACTGACATGCCCACAGAGTTTGGCAATCTGGGGCGAACCTTCTTCACTCTTTTTCAGGTAATGACCCTGGAAAGCTGGGCATCCCAGATCGCCCGACCCGCCATGGAGCACAGCCCCATGGCCTGGCTGTTCTTTGTCATATTCATACTGGGTACGACCTTCACCATGCTCAACCTGTTTATTGGCATCATCGTCGACGCCGTGGAACACTACACCGAACAGGAAGTGCTCGATGCCCGAGACAGCATTGCCGCAGGTCAGGACCAGCTTCGCGAGGAACTCGGCGAGGAGTTGGAATCCATTAGCCGGCAGATCAGCCGCCTGCAGGAATTAGCCCAGCAATTGAAAAAGGAATGA
- the soxY gene encoding thiosulfate oxidation carrier protein SoxY, protein MQGTLTRRRFGQAIVAFAALATLPLQVFARSREAFKAVKSDEAITSLFGDKPVTESDDFEFKVPDIAEDGSIVPVTVSTDMEGVKSIALLVDANPNPLSARFHFMPGAVPEFKTRIKMGESSDVRAVIETADALYVATKNVKVTLGGCGG, encoded by the coding sequence ATGCAGGGAACATTGACTAGACGGCGTTTCGGTCAGGCGATAGTGGCCTTCGCCGCGCTTGCGACTTTGCCGCTACAGGTATTTGCGCGAAGCAGAGAGGCTTTCAAAGCCGTTAAATCAGACGAGGCGATCACCTCACTATTTGGTGACAAGCCGGTGACGGAGAGCGACGACTTTGAGTTTAAAGTGCCCGATATTGCGGAGGATGGATCTATTGTTCCCGTAACAGTTAGCACAGACATGGAGGGAGTGAAATCCATTGCCCTGCTGGTCGATGCCAACCCCAACCCCCTGTCGGCGCGTTTTCACTTTATGCCCGGTGCGGTGCCCGAGTTCAAAACTCGAATCAAGATGGGCGAGAGCTCCGATGTGCGCGCAGTGATCGAAACTGCTGATGCACTTTATGTGGCCACCAAGAACGTCAAGGTAACCCTTGGCGGTTGCGGCGGTTAA
- a CDS encoding alpha/beta hydrolase, whose translation MKTSSYRTVVTALFTLLVLCFEGTAAFAEEIQLKDLQPTLSGRLLRSATWPEGDVALILHGTLSHRDTEIIQSLETLLGDEGVSTLAINLSLGIDNRRGAFACDSLHTHREDDAGQELARWSRWLFNEGARNITAVGHSRGANQLARYIEDSEDHHLKRLVLIAPPQWSWEESRRAYMTRHNGALEDLLAEAETRIAAGKGDTAMPGNVGLLYCDKTQATAASFASYYRRDPLRDTPTVLAQLPMPMLVIAGSDDQIAAGLAAAMAERAPTVSVQEIDGADHFFRDLYADELVEIAIDFMRSDP comes from the coding sequence ATGAAAACCAGTAGTTACCGGACCGTAGTGACGGCGCTTTTCACTCTCCTTGTCCTCTGCTTTGAGGGCACCGCTGCCTTTGCTGAAGAGATTCAGCTTAAGGATCTGCAACCCACGCTGTCAGGACGACTTTTGCGCAGTGCCACCTGGCCTGAGGGTGACGTCGCCCTGATCCTCCATGGAACCCTTTCTCATAGAGACACGGAGATCATCCAATCCCTGGAAACCCTTCTGGGTGATGAGGGTGTCAGCACCCTGGCCATAAACCTGAGTCTCGGTATCGACAACCGCAGGGGCGCGTTCGCCTGCGACAGTTTACACACCCACCGGGAAGACGATGCGGGCCAGGAACTCGCCCGCTGGTCCCGATGGCTGTTTAACGAGGGCGCCAGGAACATTACCGCAGTGGGTCATTCCCGCGGTGCCAATCAGTTAGCGCGTTATATAGAGGACAGCGAAGATCATCACCTGAAACGACTGGTGCTCATTGCACCACCGCAGTGGTCCTGGGAGGAATCCCGAAGAGCCTACATGACACGTCATAACGGTGCTTTGGAGGATCTTCTCGCCGAGGCCGAGACACGGATTGCGGCGGGGAAAGGTGACACAGCCATGCCCGGGAATGTCGGCTTACTCTATTGTGATAAGACGCAGGCGACCGCTGCCAGCTTTGCGTCCTACTACCGCAGGGATCCGCTCCGTGACACCCCGACGGTTCTTGCGCAGTTACCCATGCCGATGCTTGTCATTGCAGGAAGTGATGATCAAATTGCCGCAGGACTTGCTGCAGCGATGGCAGAACGAGCGCCGACGGTATCGGTACAGGAGATAGACGGTGCTGATCACTTTTTCCGCGATCTTTACGCCGATGAACTTGTGGAGATTGCCATAGACTTTATGCGGAGCGATCCATGA
- a CDS encoding DsrE family protein, producing MRSFLRNAVVLPVLVSAAMTVSNAWSAEPTLGPVVPNFGPVMAPPAGSFNLDPNVHYKVSMDMYTTPDFPGDQNRHLTSAARFLNMHARNGIPAENIEFALIVHGKAAKDLLTDEAYEERYNEPNPNTALLEELHAANVPIYLCSQTAAFRGMAPEEFSPTVTMSLSAMTAHVRLQQEGYTLVPF from the coding sequence ATGCGATCTTTTTTACGCAACGCCGTTGTTTTGCCTGTCCTCGTGTCCGCTGCTATGACGGTCAGTAATGCATGGTCCGCAGAGCCTACCCTCGGCCCCGTCGTGCCGAACTTCGGCCCCGTGATGGCGCCACCGGCAGGGTCCTTCAATCTTGATCCGAATGTGCACTACAAAGTGTCCATGGATATGTATACCACACCGGATTTTCCCGGCGATCAGAATCGACACCTGACATCCGCGGCACGATTTTTGAACATGCATGCCCGCAATGGCATACCGGCAGAGAACATCGAGTTTGCTCTCATCGTTCACGGAAAGGCAGCCAAGGATCTGTTGACCGATGAGGCCTATGAGGAGCGCTATAACGAACCGAACCCCAATACGGCATTGCTCGAAGAGCTGCACGCGGCGAACGTGCCCATTTATCTTTGCAGCCAAACCGCCGCTTTTCGAGGCATGGCACCGGAAGAGTTCAGCCCTACGGTCACCATGTCGCTCTCAGCGATGACGGCTCATGTGCGTTTGCAACAGGAAGGCTATACCCTCGTTCCGTTCTAG
- the soxA gene encoding sulfur oxidation c-type cytochrome SoxA, whose protein sequence is MPGNLKQGIYAGLIFAMGAAAIAGPEEDRSALRAFYEQRFPGVELDAHVDGAYALDADKREQWLEMEDFPPYEIAIDDGADLYETPLADGSSYAECLGEGAPVVKQHFPRFDAQSGQVETLEQRINSCRTAAGDEPWDYLGTRMSSLMAFIAYESRDETLAIEVPDDPRAQAAYEDGKEFFYTRRGQLNFACSSCHVSMVGNALRAERLSAALGHATHWPVYRLKWKEVGPLHKRFIECNSQVRAVPLEAQSESYRNLEYFLTYMSNGMALNGPASRK, encoded by the coding sequence ATGCCAGGTAACTTGAAGCAGGGTATTTACGCGGGATTAATTTTCGCGATGGGGGCTGCGGCTATCGCAGGTCCTGAAGAAGACCGCAGCGCGCTGCGCGCATTCTATGAGCAGCGCTTTCCCGGGGTAGAGCTTGATGCCCACGTTGACGGCGCCTATGCCCTTGATGCGGACAAGCGGGAGCAATGGCTGGAGATGGAGGATTTTCCTCCCTACGAGATCGCCATCGACGACGGTGCTGATCTCTATGAAACGCCCCTCGCCGATGGCAGCAGCTACGCCGAATGTCTCGGTGAGGGCGCGCCGGTGGTGAAGCAGCATTTCCCGCGCTTTGATGCACAGAGTGGTCAGGTAGAAACCCTGGAGCAGCGAATCAACAGCTGCCGTACTGCCGCGGGTGATGAGCCCTGGGACTATCTCGGTACCAGGATGAGTTCTCTCATGGCATTTATTGCCTATGAATCCCGCGATGAGACCCTTGCAATCGAAGTCCCTGATGACCCTCGGGCGCAGGCTGCCTATGAGGATGGAAAAGAGTTTTTCTATACCCGTCGGGGGCAGCTCAACTTCGCATGCAGCAGCTGTCACGTTTCCATGGTCGGGAACGCCCTTCGTGCAGAGCGTCTGAGTGCGGCCCTGGGGCACGCCACACACTGGCCCGTGTACCGGCTGAAGTGGAAGGAAGTTGGCCCCTTGCACAAGCGGTTTATCGAGTGCAACTCGCAGGTGCGGGCTGTTCCCCTGGAGGCCCAGAGCGAGTCTTACCGAAACCTTGAATATTTTCTGACGTATATGAGCAACGGTATGGCGCTCAATGGGCCGGCGTCACGGAAGTAG